One Streptomyces umbrinus genomic window, TCCTGGAATTTCTTGCGGAATGTTTTCGCGTCGCTGAGACAAATCGGGTGTCTCCGCCGACTCGGCTGGCGGAGACACCCCCCGGCACCGAATCCCGGACGGGGGATCCCGGGATTCGGTGGCCTCGAAGGTCCAGCGGGTCCGGTTGAAAAGGCCGCTGCGGTCACAACGTAGCCCGGGCCGTATCCCGGGACTCCCGTTCTGCACGCCGACTGGAACCTTCACTAGTCTTCGTGCCGGGGTACGAGCCCTGCCGGAAATTCGGTGCCCACACTTCCGGCATGAGACCAGTCCAGCAGGCGGGTGCGCGAGCAGCGGAGCTGGCCGCGTTGCGGGAGCAGATCCGGCGCGGGCCCAGCGCCAAGGCCACCGAAGCCCAGCGGGCGAAGGGCAAGCTGACCGCCCGTGACCGTCTCCGGCTCCTCTTCGACGAGGGGACCTTCACTGAGATCGAGGAACTGCGCAGACACCGCGCCATGGGCTTCGGACTGGAGAACCGCAGGCCCCACACCGACGGCGTCGTCACCGGCTGGGGTCAGGTGCACGGCCGCAAGGTGTTCGCCTACGCCCACGACTTCCGCATCTTCGGCGGGGCGCTGGGCGAGGCCCACGCCGCGAAGATCCACAAGGTACTGGACCTCGCGCTGGCGACCGGAGCGCCGGTGGTGGGACTCTGCGACGGCGCGGGGGCTCGCATCCAGGAGGGCGTGTCCGCACTCGCCGGATACGGCGGTATCTTCCAGCGCAATGTCCGCTGCTCCGGTGTCATTCCGCAGATCAGTGTGATGCTCGGCCCCTGCGCGGGCGGCGCCGCTTACTCCCCGGCGCTCACGGATTTCGTCTTCATGGTGCGCGGCATCTCACAAATGTTCATCACCGGACCGGACGTGGTCCACGCGGTCACCGGCGAAGTGATGTCCGCGGAGGAACTGGGCGGCGCAAACGTCCATTCCACCGATTCCGGGGTCGCCGCATTCGCCTATGACGACGAGGAAACGTGCCTCGAAGAAGTCCGCTACCTCTTGTCCATGCTGCCCGCGAACAACCGGGAAATGCCCCCCGCCGTACACTGCGACGACTCGCCCGACCGCAGGAACGAAGCCCTCTTCGAATTGGTTCCCGCGAATCCCGCGCACGCCTATGACATGCATGCCGTCATCGCAGAGCTGGCGGATGACGGGGAGTTGTTCGAGACAAGCCCCTCCTGGGCGAGGAACGTGATCTGCGGCCTGGTCCGATTGGGCGGACAAGTCACCGGAATCGTCGCGAACCAGCCCCGGGTTCTGGCGGGTGTGCTCGACATCGAGGCAAGCGACAAGGCCGCTCGTTTCGTCCAGTTCTGCGATTCCTTCAACATCCCGCTGGTGACGCTGGTCGACGTGCCCGGCTTTCTGCCCGGCACGGCACAGGAACACGACGGCATCATCCGGCACGGCGCGAAACTCCTGTACGCCTACTGCAATGCGACCGTGCCGCGGATCCAGCTGATCCTGCGCAAGGCCTACGGCGGTGCCTACATCGTGATGGACTCCCGCTCCATCGGCGCCGATCTCTCCTTCGCCTGGCCCACCAACGAGATCGCCGTGATGGGACCCGAAGGGGCCGCCGACATCGTCTTCCGGCGTGAACTGGCCGCCGCCGAGGACCCCGAGGCTCTGCGCACCCGCCTCGTCAAGGAGTACACGGCTGAACTGATGCACCCGTACTACGCCGCGGAACGCGGTCTGGTCGACGATGTGATCGA contains:
- a CDS encoding acyl-CoA carboxylase subunit beta, which codes for MRPVQQAGARAAELAALREQIRRGPSAKATEAQRAKGKLTARDRLRLLFDEGTFTEIEELRRHRAMGFGLENRRPHTDGVVTGWGQVHGRKVFAYAHDFRIFGGALGEAHAAKIHKVLDLALATGAPVVGLCDGAGARIQEGVSALAGYGGIFQRNVRCSGVIPQISVMLGPCAGGAAYSPALTDFVFMVRGISQMFITGPDVVHAVTGEVMSAEELGGANVHSTDSGVAAFAYDDEETCLEEVRYLLSMLPANNREMPPAVHCDDSPDRRNEALFELVPANPAHAYDMHAVIAELADDGELFETSPSWARNVICGLVRLGGQVTGIVANQPRVLAGVLDIEASDKAARFVQFCDSFNIPLVTLVDVPGFLPGTAQEHDGIIRHGAKLLYAYCNATVPRIQLILRKAYGGAYIVMDSRSIGADLSFAWPTNEIAVMGPEGAADIVFRRELAAAEDPEALRTRLVKEYTAELMHPYYAAERGLVDDVIDPAETRQVLIRSLAMLATKRAELPSRKHGNPPQ